A section of the Oreochromis aureus strain Israel breed Guangdong linkage group 22, ZZ_aureus, whole genome shotgun sequence genome encodes:
- the ubqln4 gene encoding ubiquilin-4, which translates to MADQGAADPGNNNNNKPEASEGTIIKVTVKTPKDKEEIAIAEDASVTQFKEEISRRFKAKQDQLVLIFAGKILKDGDSLSQHGIKDGLTVHLVIKTAHKAADGGSTSASSSTSTQAGSTSTSNPGTSPSTTTGSTGSAPPPTQTPNILTGFGDLAGLAGLGMGSANFMELQQQMQRQLMSNPEMLSQIMENPLVQNMMSNPDLMRQMIMANPQMQQLMERNPEISHMLNNPELMRQTMELARNPAMMQEMMRNQDRALSNLESIPGGYNALRRMYTDIQEPMFSAAREQFGSNPFSALGGSSESGAQPSRTENREPLPNPWGPPASSNPSESGGGSTGSSSTTAGTTPSVSNPLGINPGSLGNGMFNSPGMQSLLQQISENPQLMQNMLSAPYMRSMMQSLAQNPELASQVLMNNPLFAGNQQLQEQFRAQLPIFLQQMQNPEALSVMTNPRAMQALMQIQQGLQTLQTEAPGLMPSLMSGGIPGIPTGGAMPTENPASSPSSAGTNTAQQQLMQQMLQMFAGGGGGGGGSATTQTPEVRFQSQLDQLNAMGFINREANLQALIATGGDINAAIERLLGSQPS; encoded by the exons TTTAAAGAAGAGATCTCGAGGCGGTTCAAAGCCAAACAGGACCAGCTGGTTCTGATTTTTGCAGGGAAAATCTTAAAAGATGGCGACAGCCTCAGCCAACATGGCATCAAAGATGGCCTGACAGTCCACTTGGTCATAAAAACAGCACACAA GGCGGCAGATGGTGGTAGCACATCAGCCTCTAGCTCAACATCCACTCAAGCAGGCAGTACCTCCACTTCAAATCCAGGCACCAGCCCCTCAACCACAACAGGCTCTACTGGTTCAGCCCCACCACCCACACAGACGCCCAACATACTGA CTGGCTTCGGTGACCTGGCTGGTCTAGCTGGACTGGGCATGGGCTCGGCTAACTTTatggagctgcagcagcagatgcAGAGGCAGCTCATGTCCAACCCAGAGATGCTTTCTCAAATTATGGAGAACCCGCTGGTGCAGAACATGATGTCAAACCCAGACTTGATGAGACAGATGATTATGGCTAATCCTCAGATGCAACAGTTGATGGAACGCAACCCTGAGATCTCCCACATGCTCAACAACCCTGAGCTTATGAGACAG ACCATGGAGCTGGCCAGGAACCCAGCCATGATGCAAGAAATGATGCGCAACCAGGACCGGGCTTTGAGCAACTTGGAGAGCATCCCAGGAGGTTACAATGCTTTGCGGAGGATGTACACAGACATCCAGGAGCCCATGTTTAGCGCTGCCAGAGAACAG TTTGGTAGCAACCCGTTCTCAGCTCTGGGAGGGAGCTCCGAGTCTGGTGCCCAGCCATCACGGACAGAGAACCGAGAGCCCCTACCAAATCCATGGGGGCCACCAGCTTCTTCTAACCCTTCTGAGAGCGGAGGGGGCAGCACGGGGAGCAGTAGTACCACCGCAGGCACCACCCCAAGTGTGTCGAACCCTCTGGGCATCAATCCTGGCAGCTTGGGAAATG GCATGTTTAACAGCCCAGGCATGCAGAGTCTACTGCAGCAGATCTCTGAAAACCCTCAGCTGATGCAGAACATGCTGTCTGCTCCCTACATGCGCAGCATGATGCAGTCACTGGCTCAAAACCCAGAGTTGGCCTCCCAG GTTTTGATGAATAACCCCTTGTTTGCTGGAAACCAACAACTGCAGGAACAGTTCAGAGCTCAGCTGCCTATCTttctgcagcag ATGCAGAACCCAGAAGCCCTGTCCGTGATGACCAATCCACGGGCCATGCAAGCTCTGATGCAGATCCAGCAGGGCCTACAGACACTGCAGACAGAAGCACCAGGCCTCATGCCCAG TTTGATGTCAGGCGGAATTCCTGGAATACCCACAGGAGGGGCCATGCCCACAGAGAACCCTGCATCCTCACCCAGCAGTGCTGGAACAAACACTgcccagcagcagctgatgcAACAGATGCTCCAGATGTTtgctggaggaggaggcggcGGAGGAGGAAGCGCAACG ACCCAGACCCCAGAGGTTCGGTTCCAGTCCCAGCTGGACCAGCTTAATGCTATGGGCTTCATCAACCGCGAGGCCAACCTGCAGGCGCTCATAGCTACTGGAGGAGACATCAACGCCGCAATCGAGAGACTTCTGGGCTCACAGCCCTCGTAA
- the LOC116312045 gene encoding ras-related protein Rab-25-like gives MGSDDSYNFVFKVVLIGESGVGKSNLLSRFTKNEFAHDSRTTIGVEFSTRTVRIDNLTIKAQIWDTAGLERYRAITSAYYRGAVGALLVYDISKHLTYESAERWLKELYDHADPHIVVMLVGNKSDLENLRTVPTDEARDFAEKKGLMFMETSALGSTNVEAAFSEVLTAIHTKVASREVTRGSISAVTLSSPIGPSSEAQEERKGCCRS, from the exons ATGGGGTCTGATGATTCGTACAATTTTGTCTTTAAAG tgGTTTTGATCGGAGAGTCTGGCGTAGGAAAGAGCAACCTTCTGTCTCGCTTCACCAAGAATGAGTTCGCCCATGACAGCCGTACCACCATCGGTGTCGAGTTCAGCACACGGACCGTGCGGATTGATAACCTCACCATCAAAGCTCAAATCTGGGACACGGCGGGCCTGGAGCGCTACAGAGCTATCACCTCAGC GTATTACAGGGGAGCAGTTGGAGCGCTGCTGGTCTATGACATTAGCAAGCACTTAACCTATGAGAGCGCAGAGAGATGGCTGAAGGAGCTGTACGACCACGCAGACCCTCACATCGTGGTCATGCTGGTGGGAAACAAAAGCGATCTGGAGAATCTTAGGACCGTACCCACAGATGAGGCCAGAGACTTTGCAG AAAAGAAAGGTCTGATGTTCATGGAGACATCAGCGTTGGGCTCCACCAATGTTGAAGCAGCTTTCAGTGAAGTTCTCACAG CGATCCATACGAAGGTGGCCAGCAGAGAGGTGACCCGTGGCTCCATCAGTGCTGTGACCCTCTCCAGCCCCATTGGGCCAAGCAGCGAGGCACAGGAGGAGCGCAAAGGCTGCTGCAGGAGCTAA
- the LOC116312046 gene encoding zinc finger protein 385D-like isoform X2, protein MYFGNVCHSTLPPLARPTLGRTQPSPDPKALLPLHLLPGFTDAQASSHYSGTKHAKKLLALDAPDSKIRTCEPVSKETAVLLSSCSRPSSSDTTSGEPSSLNSTSEMAPSTSGSTETVKAPSDPSLSPISRTTEKEAPKDGEVEAPGEETEEAKAIRLLYCSLCKVAVNSASQLQAHNSGTKHKTMLEARSGDGAIKSFPRMGVKGKMAAPSESSTGLQNKTFHCEICDVHVNSETQLKQHISSRRHKDRAAGKPAKPKFSPYTPTQRHQSFQAIRLTLRKNQDLTKPLASCVLQRQLSVAAAAAAAMASLPPFPLPPASNSNPALFHSQSLPQALLHPAPGPICSTHTSVLFSPY, encoded by the exons ATGTATTTTG GTAATGTGTGCCACAGCACTCTGCCGCCGCTGGCTCGTCCCACGCTGGGCAGGACCCAGCCCTCCCCTGACCCGAAAgccctcctccccctccaccTGCTGCCTGGATTCACTGAC GCTCAGGCTTCCTCCCATTATAGCGGCACGAAGCATGCGAAAAAGCTGTTAGCTCTGGACGCCCCAGATTCAAAGATCAGGACCTGCGAACCGGTCTCCAAGGAAACTGCAGTCCTGTTGTCGTCGTGCTCACGGCCCTCCAGCTCTGACACAACATCAGGAG AGCCTTCATCGCTGAACTCTACCTCAGAAATGGCACCATCAACCAGTGGCTCCACTGAAACTGTGAAAGCACCTTCTGACCCTTCCTTGTCACCCATTTCAAGGACAACAGAGAAAGAGGCACCAAAAGATGGAGAGGTGGAGGCTCCAGGAGAGGAGACCGAAGAAGCAAAAGCTATACGTCTTCTGTACTGCTCTCTCTGCAAGGTGGCTGTCAACTCAGCCTCCCAGCTTCAGGCCCACAACAGTG GCACTAAGCACAAGACCATGCTCGAGGCCAGAAGTGGCGATGGAGCCATCAAATCCTTCCCCAGGATGGGGGTCAAAGGCAAGATGGCTGCACCGTCTGAGTCATCGACAGGACTCCAGAATAAAACTTTCCACTGTGAGATCTGCGACGTGCACGTCAACTCTGAGACTCAGCTCAAACAG cacatcagcagcaggagaCACAAGGACAGAGCGGCAGGTAAACCAGCCAAGCCTAAATTCAGCCCCTACACTCCCACCCAACGTCACCAGAGTTTCCAGGCA ATAAGGCTGACTTTACGAAAGAACCAAGATCTGACCAAGCCTCTGGCGTCTTGTGTCCTCCAGCGTCAGCTCTCTGTTGCtgccgccgctgctgctgccatgGCGTCTTTGCCCCCGTTCCCTCTCCCGCCTGCATCAAACTCGAACCCCGCCCTGTTTCACAGTCAATCCCTCCCCCAGGCCCTGCTTCATCCGGCACCCGGACCCATCTGCTCAACACACACGTCTGTTCTGTTTTCCCCCTACTGA
- the LOC116312046 gene encoding zinc finger protein 385D-like isoform X1, whose amino-acid sequence MYFGNVCHSTLPPLARPTLGRTQPSPDPKALLPLHLLPGFTDMDHIHKALTGPGFGLTSPLIRKPSSCGVCRLRFNSEAQASSHYSGTKHAKKLLALDAPDSKIRTCEPVSKETAVLLSSCSRPSSSDTTSGEPSSLNSTSEMAPSTSGSTETVKAPSDPSLSPISRTTEKEAPKDGEVEAPGEETEEAKAIRLLYCSLCKVAVNSASQLQAHNSGTKHKTMLEARSGDGAIKSFPRMGVKGKMAAPSESSTGLQNKTFHCEICDVHVNSETQLKQHISSRRHKDRAAGKPAKPKFSPYTPTQRHQSFQAIRLTLRKNQDLTKPLASCVLQRQLSVAAAAAAAMASLPPFPLPPASNSNPALFHSQSLPQALLHPAPGPICSTHTSVLFSPY is encoded by the exons ATGTATTTTG GTAATGTGTGCCACAGCACTCTGCCGCCGCTGGCTCGTCCCACGCTGGGCAGGACCCAGCCCTCCCCTGACCCGAAAgccctcctccccctccaccTGCTGCCTGGATTCACTGAC ATGGATCATATACATAAAGCTCTGACTGGCCCAGGCTTTGGGCTAACCTCACCCTTAATAAGAAAGCCCAGTTCCTGCGGTGTCTGTCGTCTTAGATTCAACTCTGAG GCTCAGGCTTCCTCCCATTATAGCGGCACGAAGCATGCGAAAAAGCTGTTAGCTCTGGACGCCCCAGATTCAAAGATCAGGACCTGCGAACCGGTCTCCAAGGAAACTGCAGTCCTGTTGTCGTCGTGCTCACGGCCCTCCAGCTCTGACACAACATCAGGAG AGCCTTCATCGCTGAACTCTACCTCAGAAATGGCACCATCAACCAGTGGCTCCACTGAAACTGTGAAAGCACCTTCTGACCCTTCCTTGTCACCCATTTCAAGGACAACAGAGAAAGAGGCACCAAAAGATGGAGAGGTGGAGGCTCCAGGAGAGGAGACCGAAGAAGCAAAAGCTATACGTCTTCTGTACTGCTCTCTCTGCAAGGTGGCTGTCAACTCAGCCTCCCAGCTTCAGGCCCACAACAGTG GCACTAAGCACAAGACCATGCTCGAGGCCAGAAGTGGCGATGGAGCCATCAAATCCTTCCCCAGGATGGGGGTCAAAGGCAAGATGGCTGCACCGTCTGAGTCATCGACAGGACTCCAGAATAAAACTTTCCACTGTGAGATCTGCGACGTGCACGTCAACTCTGAGACTCAGCTCAAACAG cacatcagcagcaggagaCACAAGGACAGAGCGGCAGGTAAACCAGCCAAGCCTAAATTCAGCCCCTACACTCCCACCCAACGTCACCAGAGTTTCCAGGCA ATAAGGCTGACTTTACGAAAGAACCAAGATCTGACCAAGCCTCTGGCGTCTTGTGTCCTCCAGCGTCAGCTCTCTGTTGCtgccgccgctgctgctgccatgGCGTCTTTGCCCCCGTTCCCTCTCCCGCCTGCATCAAACTCGAACCCCGCCCTGTTTCACAGTCAATCCCTCCCCCAGGCCCTGCTTCATCCGGCACCCGGACCCATCTGCTCAACACACACGTCTGTTCTGTTTTCCCCCTACTGA